CGTCCATCCCGACGACCGGGACTGGGCCTGTTCCTTCTGCGTGAAGGCCACGTGGGAGTGCAGGCCCCACGAGTTCGAATACCGCATGATAGCCGCCGACGGGCGCATCGTGTGGCTGCGCGACATCGTCACGGTGAAGTCGGAGAACGGCAGCCCCCTCAAGCTCCAGGGCATCATGGTGGACGTCACCGAGCAGAGTCAGGCCCGGGAGCGGCTGGAGCACACGGTCTCGCTGCTGCGCGCCACGCTCGACTCGACCGCGGACGGGGTCCTCGTGACGGACCGCCATCAGCGCATCACGGCCTTCAACCAGAAGTTCCAGGACCTCTGGCGGATTCCCGATGCTCCGCTGGACACGCGGGATGGCAAGCAGCTCCTCGCGGCCCTGCTCCCCAAGGTCCAGCACCCGGAGCAGTACGCCACACGAGTCCGCGAGCTGTACGCGACACCGGAGCTGGAGGGCTTCGACACCGTGGAGCTCCGCGACGGACACATCCTCGAGCGCTACTCGCGCCCCCAGCGGCTGGGAGACACCACCATCGGCCGCGTCTGGAGCTTCCGGGACGTGACGGCGGAGCGCCGCGCGCAGGCGGAGCGGGAGCGGTTGCTACACGAGGCCCACGAGGCCATCCGTGTGCGGGACGACTTCCTCTCCATCGCCTCGCACGAGCTGAAGACGCCCCTCACGCCCCTCAAGCTCCACCTGCAGATGCTCAAGCAGCGCTCGGCCACGGGGCAGCCCCTTCCTCCCCAGCTCGCGGAGAGGGCGCTCGCCCAGGTGGGACGGCTCTCGGCGTTGATCAGCGACCTGCTGGACGCCTCGCGGGTCGAGGCGGGGCGATTGGAGATGCAACGCGTGCCCGTGCATCTCCGGGAGGTCATCCGCGAGGTCCTCGAGCAGCTGCGCCCCGTCAGTCCCCACCACACGCTCGAGTACGAGGCGTGCGCGGAGGACGTCCTCGTCCAGGGAGATCCCGGCCGGCTCGAGCAGGTGATGACGAACCTGTTGGAGAACGCCCTCAAGTACAGCCCCACGGGAGGGGAGATCCGCGTCACCGTCAACCGCACCGGGAAGGAAGTGCTCGTCTCGGTCGCGGACTCCGGAATCGGCATCCCGGCGGACCAACAGGCGCACCTCTTCGAGCGCTTCTTCCGGGCCCGCAACGCTCCCATCTCGGGCTTCGGCGGCGTGGGCCTCGGGCTCTACATCTGCCGCGACATCATCGAGCGCCACGGCGGCCGCATCTGGGTGGAGAGTGAAGCGGGGCGCGGCTCGACCTTCCGCTTCACCCTGCCCCTGATGGCGGGCGAGGCGTAGCACCCCGCCGGCCAACACTCCCGGCTCAGGCCGGCTGCTTCACCGCCTGCGGCCGCTTCTCGAAGGCCATCAGCGTCTGGGCGATCTCCTGGTTCACCGCGCGCAGCAGATCCTGCTTCTCGCGGAACGGGAGGAACGCGCTCTTGAAGCCGGAGACGATGATGGTGGTCAGGTCGTCCAGCGACAGCCCCAGCTCCTTGTGCGACAGCCACAGCTCCTTGGTCACCGTGGTGTCGGTGATGAGCCGGTTGTCGGTGTTGATGGTCACCCGCAGGCCGTAGTCGAAGTAGAACTTGAGCGGGTGCGAGTCCAGGCTGGACACCGCGCCCGTCTGCACGTTGGAGGAGGGGCACACCTCCAGAGGAATCCGGTGGTCGTTCACGTAGTTGAGCAGATCGCCATCCTCGCGCAGACGCGTGCCGTGGCCGATGCGGTGCGCCCCCAGGTAGTGGATGGCCTGGGAGATGGACTCGGGCCCGAAGGCCTCGCCCGCGTGCGCCGTGCAGTTGACGTTGTTCTTGAGGATGAGCTGGAAGGCGTCCTTGTGGTCCTTGGCCGGGAAGCTCGCCTCGGCGCCCGCCAGGTCGAAGCCGATGACGCCCCGGTTCTTGTAGGCCACCGACAGCTCCGCCAGCCGCATGGACGTCTGCGGGTTGATGTGGCGGATGCCGCAGACGATGACGCCGTACTTGATGCCCGTCTCGCGCTTGGCCACGCGCAGACCCTCGAGCACCGAGTCGATGACCGTCGTCATCTTCAGGCCCTTCTGCAGGTGCAGCGCGGGCGAGTAGCGCACCTCGATGTAGCGCACGTTCTCCGCCGCCGCGTCCACCGCCAGCTCATAGGCCGAGCGGTAGAGGGCCTCGGCCGTCTGCAGCACCGAGAGCGTCACGTCGAAGGCCACCAGGTAGTCCTCGAGGCTCTTGCACACCTCGCCCATGTGGATGGCGCGGGCCAGGCCGTCCTCGGTGTCCGCGGGCAGCTTCACCTTCTGCTGCTCGGCCAGCTCGAGGATCGTCTTGAGCCGCATCGAGCCATCCAGGTGGCAGTGCAGGTCCGTCTTGGGCAGCGCGAGGAGCAGCTCCTCGGTGACGGGAATGGCCGGGGGCGGGGCCCAGTCGGACCGGCGTGCGGCTGAGGGAATACCAGTCGAGCTGGGGAGCTCGTCGTCGCGAATCGAAGCCATGTCGGGTTCCTTCCTTGCCAACCATCCTAGGGGTCTGAAAATCCTCTCTCAACCATGCCGCCCCGCCTCCCACAGCGCCTCCTCTTACCGCTCGCCGTCGTGGCGCTGATGGCAGCCTGCCGGCAACCCGCCGACAGACTCTTCGCCACCTCCACCGACGCCCCCTCCCGCTCGGGGCTGCTGCCCCTGGGGGACGGGGTGCTGGTGGGCAACGAGGCCGGCAGGCTCCTGAGGCTGGACCGCCAGGGAGAGACCGTCTGGCGCGTGGAGCTCGGCCGCGAGGTCGCCGCGCGCCCCTCGGTGTCCGGGGACAGTATCCTCGTGGGAACAGTGGGCGGAACGCTCGTCAGCCTCACGCTCGCGCAGGGGACGGAGCGCTGGCGACTCACCGGGCAGCCACCCATGCTCACCTCGCTCGTCTCGGACGCGAACGCCGTGTACGTGGTGGCCCCGGACGGCACCGTGCGCGCCCACGCCGTGGACTCCGGCGCGGTGCGGTGGAGGCACCCGCTCCCCTCGGGCGCGCCCCGCCCCGACGCCACACGCCCCCTGCCCTCTCCCGTCCTCTTCCAGGGCCTCGTGGTGGTGGCGCTCGGGGAGGCGGGGCTGTTCGCGCTCTCGGCCGAGGATGGCGCGGTGCGTTGGCGCCAGCCGCTGTCTCAGGTTCTGGGAATGGAGGCCCAGGGTGAGGTGCTGTACGTCTCCACCCGGAAGGGAGAGGTGCTCGCGCTCGGGCTCGCCGATGGGCAGGTGCGCTGGAGGCGGACGCTGGCCGCGGCCCTCTCCAGTCCTCCGAGCCTCGCCCGGGGCCAGGTCTGGGTAGGCACGGAGGACAATCTGCTCCTGGCCCTGGCGCCTGGGGACGGGCGCGAGGTGTCTCGACTGGCCCTGCCCGCGCCCCTGGTGACGCAGGTGACCGGGTTCCGGGACTGGGTGCTGGTGCCCACGCGCGGCAACCAGGGGTGGTTGCTCGCGCTCGAGCCCGCGAAGGGGCCTCCCATCTTTTCGCTGCGGCTGGATACGCCGCTGCTCAGCCCGCCCGTGGTCCTCGGGGATCAGCTCTTCGTGCTGGGGCATGATGGGCGCGTGCTCTCGTGGCGGCTCCAGCCTCCGAAGTCATGAGCCAGCACACCCTTCGGGTCTGGGGAGCGCTGGCCCTGATCGTGCTCGTGATCGGCTGACGAGATCCGCAGAGAGGGCAGCAGGCTCAACAAACTGCGGACTGAACGGGCACTCCGATAAGGAATTCCTACATGGCAGGCCGCTACTTCGATCTGTTCGAGGATGTCTATATCCCGGACCGCTGGCACCTCCTGGATCAGCCCGTGGATGAACAGGGGCAGGAACTCCGGACCTGGCTGTTCAGGCGGGGCGAGCCCGTTCACATCGAAGGGCGAATCCGGATCCCCATCTACATCCCAGGAAAGGCACTCGACTTCTCCTTTATGGCGGGTGTGCCCATTCCCGTGGTGCATGCCAGGGTAGCGACCATCTTCGCCGAGCTGGCTCCTGGCGATGTACAGCTCATCCCTGTGGAGGTGGACGGGCAATCCGAGCCGTACGTCCTCCTCAACATCACGCGCGTCGTGAAGTGCATCGATGATGAAACGTCCGATGAGGTGCGCCACTGGAAGCCGGAGCATGGACGGCCAGAAAAGGTCGGGCAGTACCAGTCCGTGATCGGCATGCGCATCGACCCCTCCAAAGTGGGCGATGCGCAGGTGTTCCGCACCTGGGGATGGAGCGGGACCATCATCGTCTCCGAGGCCATCAAGAACGCATTGGAGCGCATGGGGGTCACGGGGCCGAAGTTCACGGAAGTCACCGGCCCGAGCGCCATCAGCGAAGAGGAGCGCACGTACAGCCGCAAGTGCCGCGAGCTCTATGAGTCGGCGGACACCGCCCGTGACACGGTCTGGCGCTCCCTGGGCACGCTGGACAAGGAGGCCATCACCCCCATTGCCATGAGCAGCTCGTGGCCGGGCCGCCGGGAACTCTGGCGCGTCATCCATCGCGAGTCAGGGCGAACCCTCCTCGTGACTCACGGGCTCTCCGACCCGTTCATCACCCGCCTGGAACCGTCCGTGGGCTTCGGCCTGGAGCTCGCCGTGGAAACGAACCAGCCTCTCGAATCCATCGAGGCGAGCTGGCCCTTCATGCTCCTCGAAAGGGTCGCGGCGGAGGTGGCGGCGCATGAGCGCGTGCGCGAGCGGCTGAAGGCGGGCCTCTTCTCCATGGAGGTGTCCGGCGAGGGCATGCCCGAGTCGCTCGTCACCAGCG
This is a stretch of genomic DNA from Archangium violaceum. It encodes these proteins:
- a CDS encoding imm11 family protein, translating into MAGRYFDLFEDVYIPDRWHLLDQPVDEQGQELRTWLFRRGEPVHIEGRIRIPIYIPGKALDFSFMAGVPIPVVHARVATIFAELAPGDVQLIPVEVDGQSEPYVLLNITRVVKCIDDETSDEVRHWKPEHGRPEKVGQYQSVIGMRIDPSKVGDAQVFRTWGWSGTIIVSEAIKNALERMGVTGPKFTEVTGPSAISEEERTYSRKCRELYESADTARDTVWRSLGTLDKEAITPIAMSSSWPGRRELWRVIHRESGRTLLVTHGLSDPFITRLEPSVGFGLELAVETNQPLESIEASWPFMLLERVAAEVAAHERVRERLKAGLFSMEVSGEGMPESLVTSEGRVAVLLGVQSRTLPGHFSTPFGDVRLVTVKALLPTELAYLLEHGAKGQAELARRFVESGEEHLSQVRQRAVV
- the add gene encoding adenosine deaminase: MASIRDDELPSSTGIPSAARRSDWAPPPAIPVTEELLLALPKTDLHCHLDGSMRLKTILELAEQQKVKLPADTEDGLARAIHMGEVCKSLEDYLVAFDVTLSVLQTAEALYRSAYELAVDAAAENVRYIEVRYSPALHLQKGLKMTTVIDSVLEGLRVAKRETGIKYGVIVCGIRHINPQTSMRLAELSVAYKNRGVIGFDLAGAEASFPAKDHKDAFQLILKNNVNCTAHAGEAFGPESISQAIHYLGAHRIGHGTRLREDGDLLNYVNDHRIPLEVCPSSNVQTGAVSSLDSHPLKFYFDYGLRVTINTDNRLITDTTVTKELWLSHKELGLSLDDLTTIIVSGFKSAFLPFREKQDLLRAVNQEIAQTLMAFEKRPQAVKQPA
- a CDS encoding ATP-binding protein is translated as MKNPVLAESAALGLLLQVGASLQAMLIVDSHGQVVWMDEALATANGWKDGESEEQAAEEVLGSLPWLLTALRTAFTGKEAIAEGESQGQRTRAVVLPVFGNKGQLLGACARLSPLESTPPVPTPPVEELRQELTQTQRQYDELIHNIDGIVWEADTSFRFTFVSQQAERLLGYPIQQWMQEPDFWRKHVHPDDRDWACSFCVKATWECRPHEFEYRMIAADGRIVWLRDIVTVKSENGSPLKLQGIMVDVTEQSQARERLEHTVSLLRATLDSTADGVLVTDRHQRITAFNQKFQDLWRIPDAPLDTRDGKQLLAALLPKVQHPEQYATRVRELYATPELEGFDTVELRDGHILERYSRPQRLGDTTIGRVWSFRDVTAERRAQAERERLLHEAHEAIRVRDDFLSIASHELKTPLTPLKLHLQMLKQRSATGQPLPPQLAERALAQVGRLSALISDLLDASRVEAGRLEMQRVPVHLREVIREVLEQLRPVSPHHTLEYEACAEDVLVQGDPGRLEQVMTNLLENALKYSPTGGEIRVTVNRTGKEVLVSVADSGIGIPADQQAHLFERFFRARNAPISGFGGVGLGLYICRDIIERHGGRIWVESEAGRGSTFRFTLPLMAGEA
- a CDS encoding PQQ-binding-like beta-propeller repeat protein, which codes for MPPRLPQRLLLPLAVVALMAACRQPADRLFATSTDAPSRSGLLPLGDGVLVGNEAGRLLRLDRQGETVWRVELGREVAARPSVSGDSILVGTVGGTLVSLTLAQGTERWRLTGQPPMLTSLVSDANAVYVVAPDGTVRAHAVDSGAVRWRHPLPSGAPRPDATRPLPSPVLFQGLVVVALGEAGLFALSAEDGAVRWRQPLSQVLGMEAQGEVLYVSTRKGEVLALGLADGQVRWRRTLAAALSSPPSLARGQVWVGTEDNLLLALAPGDGREVSRLALPAPLVTQVTGFRDWVLVPTRGNQGWLLALEPAKGPPIFSLRLDTPLLSPPVVLGDQLFVLGHDGRVLSWRLQPPKS